In Morganella morganii, the following are encoded in one genomic region:
- a CDS encoding ATP-binding cassette domain-containing protein, with product MSVQCHFSHLSVTFNDIPLFDNISGTLTRQVQGLTGHNGRGKSVLMSLLAQQRQPASGMISWQVPFYYVPQLTRLSGITLADALGTAEILAALRRTEDGTATAEDYDFLADKWDMPRQQQSLLESAQLAHLPADTLCTSLSGGEQTRLALCRAFLQPCAFLLLDEPGNHLDAAGRRWLGEQLRNHPAGALVISHERRLLDTMQRIFELTPSALEEYGGNYTHYAEQKAFQLSALQSEEKQLQSQLNREKTELQRTLEKKAQRRRQGEKVRSSGSSSALLLDMKKNKAEKQQSKITGRHDRVMTQLDSQRREVNEKIQHITPQMLAFNYTGEQKRVRINTRDLILPSGTQEPLSLTISGGEHWHIAGRNGCGKSTLLKVLAGLLTAKSGEYSLHGRLRYLDQHLALLNKALPVTEALCEFDPAIPAQTWRTHLGALRIRGDKGLIPLSQLSGGEQLKVTLLALTLSEPLPDILLLDEPDNHLDLDSRLLLENVLRSYKGALLLVSHDEAFTENCAITHTLALS from the coding sequence ATGTCCGTACAATGCCATTTTTCTCACTTATCAGTGACATTTAACGATATTCCGCTGTTTGACAACATCAGCGGCACATTAACCCGTCAGGTTCAGGGGCTGACAGGTCATAACGGGCGCGGTAAATCCGTGCTGATGTCGCTGCTCGCGCAGCAGCGGCAACCGGCCTCCGGTATGATCAGCTGGCAGGTGCCGTTTTATTATGTGCCGCAGCTGACCCGCCTTTCCGGTATCACACTGGCGGATGCTCTCGGAACCGCAGAAATTCTGGCCGCACTGCGCCGCACAGAGGACGGCACCGCCACCGCAGAGGATTATGATTTTCTGGCGGATAAATGGGATATGCCACGACAACAGCAATCCCTGCTGGAAAGTGCGCAGCTGGCGCATCTCCCGGCGGACACCCTCTGCACAAGTCTGAGCGGCGGTGAGCAAACCCGGCTGGCACTCTGCCGTGCCTTTTTACAGCCGTGTGCCTTCCTGTTACTGGACGAACCCGGAAACCATCTGGATGCCGCCGGACGCCGCTGGCTCGGTGAGCAACTGCGGAATCATCCGGCCGGCGCACTGGTGATCAGCCACGAGCGCCGCTTGCTCGACACCATGCAGCGGATTTTTGAACTCACTCCGTCTGCTCTGGAAGAGTACGGCGGCAATTACACCCATTATGCCGAGCAGAAAGCCTTTCAGCTCAGCGCATTACAGAGTGAGGAGAAGCAGTTACAGTCACAGCTGAACAGAGAAAAAACGGAGTTACAGCGCACACTGGAAAAGAAAGCACAGCGCCGCCGTCAGGGCGAGAAAGTCCGTTCATCCGGCTCCTCCTCTGCCCTGCTGCTGGATATGAAAAAGAACAAAGCGGAGAAGCAGCAATCAAAAATAACCGGCCGTCATGACCGTGTTATGACTCAGCTTGACAGCCAGCGCCGGGAAGTAAATGAGAAAATACAGCATATCACCCCGCAGATGCTGGCCTTTAATTATACCGGAGAGCAAAAACGGGTGCGGATCAATACCCGTGATCTGATTTTGCCGTCCGGCACACAAGAGCCTCTGTCACTGACCATTTCCGGTGGTGAACACTGGCATATTGCCGGGCGCAACGGCTGCGGAAAATCCACATTACTGAAAGTACTGGCGGGCCTGCTCACGGCAAAATCCGGGGAGTACTCCCTGCACGGCCGTCTGCGATATCTGGATCAGCACCTGGCGCTGCTGAATAAAGCCCTGCCGGTCACAGAAGCACTGTGCGAGTTTGATCCGGCCATTCCGGCACAAACCTGGCGCACCCATCTGGGTGCATTGCGGATCCGGGGTGATAAGGGGTTAATTCCGCTGTCACAGTTAAGCGGCGGTGAACAACTGAAAGTCACATTGCTGGCATTAACATTATCCGAACCTTTGCCGGATATTTTATTGCTGGATGAGCCGGATAACCACCTGGATCTCGATTCCCGGTTATTACTGGAAAATGTACTGCGCAGTTATAAAGGGGCATTATTACTGGTCAGTCATGATGAGGCATTTACTGAAAATTGTGCCATTACCCATACACTGGCATTATCCTGA
- a CDS encoding phosphoserine phosphatase: protein MKFINRYSAIALAVGMLSLNMTAQAETVSLNAAAAPQAVTEIAVLQQGQWDSFNKQRLDAMIAKAKQSPAHSYYAVFDFDNTTAFLDIEEAVMIYQLEHLLFAMTPQELKSVIFKDIPAGNFSAEFNNKNGKPVNIEKVGADILESYQWLYDNYDGLKGDKPLSEIKKSPHYQNFITKMRYLYAAIGGTFDHAVSYPWVTYLFMNMTQEQVADITAKTIEWQKSEPVEGVVWESPEALPGQAGIVEIDWHNGFRLVPEMQDLYQVLQKSGIDVYVISASNLEVIKSIVTQPPYSVPESQVFAMHLLRTKDNKLTSDLDPVYPQTQGKGKTETIRKFIQDKYAGKGPLLVAGDSEGDQNMMSDFPDTEVVLIINRLRSPDTIIGQLSKKAVKEHGQKDAKVLLQGRNDSAGVFVPSQLHTPLGAKEGRALK from the coding sequence ATGAAATTTATTAATCGTTACAGTGCAATTGCACTGGCTGTTGGTATGTTATCACTGAATATGACGGCACAGGCTGAGACTGTTTCCCTGAATGCTGCCGCAGCACCGCAGGCTGTGACAGAAATAGCGGTATTACAGCAGGGGCAGTGGGACAGTTTTAATAAACAGCGCCTGGATGCCATGATCGCCAAAGCAAAACAATCACCGGCACATAGCTATTATGCGGTGTTTGACTTTGATAACACGACAGCATTTCTGGATATTGAAGAAGCGGTGATGATTTATCAGCTTGAGCACCTGTTATTTGCCATGACACCGCAGGAACTGAAATCCGTTATTTTCAAAGATATTCCGGCCGGGAATTTTTCTGCTGAGTTCAACAATAAAAACGGTAAACCGGTCAATATTGAGAAGGTCGGAGCTGATATTCTGGAAAGCTACCAGTGGCTGTATGACAACTATGATGGCCTGAAGGGTGATAAGCCGCTGTCTGAAATCAAAAAGTCACCACATTATCAGAATTTCATCACCAAAATGCGCTATTTATATGCAGCAATCGGCGGCACATTTGATCATGCCGTTTCCTATCCGTGGGTCACCTATTTATTTATGAATATGACACAGGAGCAGGTTGCGGATATTACCGCCAAAACCATTGAATGGCAGAAATCAGAGCCGGTTGAAGGTGTGGTATGGGAAAGCCCTGAAGCGTTACCGGGACAGGCGGGTATTGTTGAAATTGACTGGCATAATGGCTTCCGGCTGGTGCCGGAAATGCAGGATCTGTATCAGGTGCTGCAAAAATCCGGTATTGATGTCTATGTGATTTCCGCATCGAACCTGGAAGTGATTAAATCGATTGTCACACAACCACCGTATTCTGTACCGGAGTCACAGGTATTTGCCATGCATTTACTGCGCACCAAAGATAATAAACTGACATCCGATCTGGATCCGGTTTATCCGCAGACTCAGGGTAAAGGGAAAACAGAGACTATCCGCAAGTTTATTCAGGATAAATATGCCGGTAAAGGGCCGTTATTAGTCGCCGGTGACAGTGAAGGCGACCAGAATATGATGTCTGACTTCCCGGATACGGAGGTGGTGCTGATTATTAACCGCCTGCGTTCACCGGATACCATTATCGGGCAGTTATCAAAAAAGGCAGTGAAAGAGCATGGTCAGAAAGACGCCAAAGTATTATTGCAGGGACGTAATGACAGCGCCGGTGTATTTGTACCGTCACAGCTTCATACCCCGTTGGGGGCCAAAGAAGGGCGGGCGTTAAAATAA